A part of Oncorhynchus clarkii lewisi isolate Uvic-CL-2024 chromosome 17, UVic_Ocla_1.0, whole genome shotgun sequence genomic DNA contains:
- the LOC139370492 gene encoding voltage-dependent calcium channel gamma-1 subunit-like, which yields MHKHTKVKITFFVILVGMASMFTAVVTDHWAVLSPRVEQVNATCEAAHFGLWRLCKKVIYISEADYNGKGCGPISLPGAENCTYFKHFTPGDESEIFEVKTQKEYNISAAAIAIFSLAFMILGTLCLLCSFKKGNDYILKPAGMFFAFAGLCAVISVEVMRQSVKRMIESEDTIWIDYSYSWSFACACAGFCLLFLSGLGLLLLSMPRMPQNPWESCMDAEHEVE from the exons ATGCACAAACATACGAAGGTGAAGATCACGTTCTTTGTGATCCTGGTGGGTATGGCGTCCATGTTTACGGCGGTGGTGACGGACCATTGGGCCGTGCTGAGCCCGCGGGTGGAGCAGGTGAACGCGACGTGTGAAGCGGCCCACTTTGGCCTCTGGAGGCTGTGCAAGAAGGTCATCTACATCAGTGAGGCGGACTACAATGGAAAGGGTTGTGGCCCCATCAGCTTACCTGGAG CGGAGAACTGCACTTACTTCAAACACTTCACTCCAGGGGACGAGTCTGAGATTTTTGAAGTCAAAACCCAGAAAG AGTACAATATCTCGGCAGCGGCCATCGCCATCTTCAGCCTGGCCTTTATGATCCTGGGCACCTTGTGTCTCCTGTGCTCCTTCAAGAAGGGAAATGACTACATCCTTAAACCTGCCGGAATGTTCTTCGCTTTTGCAG GCCTGTGCGCTGTCATCTCAGTGGAGGTGATGCGTCAGTCGGTAAAGCGGATGATCGAGAGCGAGGACACCATCTGGATAGACTACTCCTACTCCTGGTCTTTTGCCTGTGCTTGCGCTGGCTTctgcctcctcttcctcagtgGCCTCggcctcctcctgctctccatgCCCCGCATGCCCCAAAACCCCTGGGAGTCCTGCATGGACGCTGAACACGAAGTGGAGTAA